One part of the Solanum dulcamara chromosome 3, daSolDulc1.2, whole genome shotgun sequence genome encodes these proteins:
- the LOC129883107 gene encoding uncharacterized protein LOC129883107 yields the protein MAVISFIGRVLFVSVFVLSAYQEFSEFGSDGGPAAKALGPKFSLLSKHVATHTGFEVPHVEMKHLILGAIVLKGLGSLLFIFSSTVGALLLLVHQAVASPVLYDFYNYDVDKKEFAQLFFKFSQNLALLGALLFFIGMKNSMPRRSSSSSSKKKAPKAKAN from the exons ATGGCGGTCATATCATTCATTGGGAGGGTTCTTTTCGTATCCGTCTTCGTTCTCTCCGCTTATCAAGa GTTCAGTGAGTTTGGGTCTGATGGTGGACCAGCAGCAAAGGCATTAGGACCAAAGTTCAGTCTTTTGTCGAAGCATGTGGCAACACACACCGGATTTGAAGTACCCCATGTAGAG ATGAAACATCTTATTTTGGGGGCCATAGTTTTGAAGGGTCTTGGAAGCCTTTTATTCATCTTCAGCAGCACTGTTGGAGCTCTTCTTCTG CTGGTACATCAGGCCGTTGCTTCCCCAGTCTTGTACGACTTCTACAACTATGATGTTGACAAGAAAGAATTTGCTcaactttttttcaaattctctCAG AACTTGGCGTTGCTAGGTGCACTATTGTTTTTCATCGGAATGAAGAACTCAATGCCCAGGAGATCATCCTCCTCGTCTTCAAAGAAGAAGGCTCCCAAGGCAAAAGCAAATTAA
- the LOC129883108 gene encoding 1-aminocyclopropane-1-carboxylate oxidase homolog, which translates to MVQQIQDTSSSNYDKNRELKAFDDTKAGVKGLVDDGITQVPWIFIHPEVLGSGPSPSLEETQFVFPLIDLENINKDPFKHKEMVKKVGDASETWGFFQVINHGIPVSVLDEMLRGARRFFEQDIDVKKKYYHRDYTQRVVYNSNFDLYSPKALAANWRDSLYSTIGPVPLNPEELPEACRQIVMEYSHHVMKMGCTLLELLSESLGLKTRHLKEMECSEGLSILCNYYPACPQPELAIGLSKHTDNDFFTVLLQDHIGGLQVLHQNHWVDVPPTHGALVINIGDVLQLISNDKYKSVDHRALSNKIGPRISVASFFSSGSLPSSKLYGPIDELLSVNNPPKYRATTLKDFYDYFSQKGLDGTSNLSHLKI; encoded by the exons ATGGTACAGCAAATTCAAGACACTTCCTCATCAAACTATGATAAAAACAGAGAATTGAAAGCCTTTGATGACACGAAAGCCGGTGTTAAAGGTCTTGTTGATGATGGAATTACTCAAGTGCCTTGGATATTCATCCATCCAGAGGTTTTAGGCTCGGGGCCTTCCCCGAGCCTAGAGGAAACACAATTTGTTTTTCCATTAATAGATCTCGAAAACATCAATAAAGATCCTTTTAAGCATAAAGAGATGGTTAAAAAAGTTGGAGATGCTTCAGAGACATGGGGATTCTTCCAAGTGATCAATCATGGTATTCCAGTGTCAGTCTTGGACGAAATGCTGAGAGGAGCACGTCGTTTCTTCGAGCAAGATATCGACGTTAAGAAGAAATATTATCATCGAGATTATACACAGAGAGTGGTTTACAATAGCAATTTTGATTTGTATAGTCCTAAAGCTCTAGCAGCAAATTGGAGAGACTCACTTTATTCCACTATCGGACCTGTTCCTCTTAACCCTGAGGAATTGCCTGAGGCTTGCAG GCAAATAGTAATGGAGTACTCACATCATGTAATGAAAATGGGGTGCACTTTGCTTGAGTTACTCTCAGAGTCTCTTGGACTAAAAACAAGACATCTCAAAGAAATGGAATGTTCAGAGGGTCTAAGCATTTTGTGCAATTACTATCCAGCATGCCCACAGCCAGAACTAGCCATAGGTCTTAGCAAACATACAGACAATGACTTCTTCACAGTCCTTCTACAAGATCATATTGGAGGTCTCCAAGTTCTACATCAGAATCATTGGGTTGATGTTCCTCCCACACATGGAGCTTTAGTGATCAATATCGGAGACGTTCTCCAG CTCATATCAAATGACAAGTACAAAAGTGTAGATCATAGAGCTTTGTCAAACAAAATTGGTCCAAGAATATCAGTAGCAAGTTTCTTCAGCTCAGGGTCATTGCCATCTTCCAAACTCTATGGACCAATTGATGAGCTTCTATCAGTAAATAATCCTCCAAAGTATCGCGCAACGACATTGAAGGATTTCTATGATTATTTCAGTCAGAAAGGACTTGATGGAACTTCAAATCTATCTCACTTAAAAATCTAA
- the LOC129883111 gene encoding 1-aminocyclopropane-1-carboxylate oxidase homolog: MVVSSTDDFQATIQKESYDKMSELKAFDDTKAGVKGLVDGGITKVPRIFVQPTKNRAESLEKCDFTFPVIDLQGIDEDPIKYKEIVDKVRDASKTWGFFQVINHGIPTSVLDKALQGTRQFFEQDNEVKKQYYTRDIGKKVIYVSNLDLYSPSVQTASWRDSMFCFMAPNPPSPQDFPIECGEILKDFSNDVKKLGFSLLELLSQGLGLNRSYLKDYMDCFHLSCWCHYYPACPQPELTMGINKHTDSDFLTVLLQDEIGGLQVLHQNQWVNVPPKPGALVVNIGDFLQLLSNDKYISVEHRAISNKDKSRNSVAFFFGETPWQSSKLYGPITELLSEDNPPKYRSTTTKDYKFYALNKGLDGTSALLHYKI, translated from the exons ATGGTAGTCTCTAGCACAGATGATTTTCAAGCCACTATTCAAAAGGAAAGTTATGATAAAATGAGTGAATTAAAAGCCTTTGATGATACTAAGGCTGGTGTGAAAGGTCTTGTTGATGGTGGAATCACTAAAGTACCTCGGATATTCGTTCAGCCAACTAAAAACAGGGCGGAATCCTTGGAAAAATGTGACTTCACTTTTCCAGTGATAGACCTCCAAGGCATCGATGAGGATCCGATCAAGTATAAGGAGATTGTGGACAAAGTTCGAGATGCATCAAAAACATGGGGTTTCTTCCAAGTGATTAATCATGGAATTCCAACATCTGTCCTGGACAAAGCATTGCAAGGAACACGACAGTTTTTCGAGCAAGATAACGAGGTTAAGAAACAGTATTACACTCGAGATATTGGGAAAAAGGTGATTTATGTTAGCAATCTTGATTTGTATAGCCCTTCTGTTCAAACTGCAAGTTGGAGAGACTCAATGTTCTGTTTCATGGCTCCGAATCCTCCTAGTCCACAAGATTTTCCAATAGAATGCGG GGAAATACTAAAGGATTTCTCCAACGATGTGAAGAAATTGGGGTTCTCCTTGCTTGAATTATTGTCTCAAGGTCTCGGTCTCAACCGTAGTTATCTCAAAGACTATATGGATTGTTTTCATCTTAGTTGTTGGTGTCATTACTATCCAGCGTGCCCTCAACCCGAACTCACCATGGGCATCAACAAACATACTGACAGTGATTTTCTGACGGTCCTTCTACAAGATGAAATCGGAGGACTCCAAGTTCTTCACCAGAATCAATGGGTTAATGTTCCTCCTAAACCTGGTGCTCTTGTCGTCAACATTGGAGATTTTCTGCAG CTACTGTCAAATGACAAGTACATAAGTGTTGAGCACAGAGCAATTTCAAACAAAGACAAATCAAGAAATTCAGTTGCGTTCTTCTTTGGTGAAACTCCATGGCAATCTTCCAAGCTTTATGGACCAATTACTGAATTGTTATCAGAAGATAATCCTCCAAAATATCGCTCAACCACAACCAAAGACTACAAATTTTATGCCCTTAATAAAGGTCTTGATGGAACTTCTGCGCTGTTGCATTACAAGATCTAA
- the LOC129883118 gene encoding 1-aminocyclopropane-1-carboxylate oxidase homolog, translating into MAVISSKKDDFEATIQKSYDKMSELKAFDDTKAGVKGLYDSGITKVPQIFILPPKYRAKTCKTQFTFPVIDLQGIDEDPIKHKEIVDKVRDASKTWGFFQVVNHGIPISVLDKTLQGARQFFEQDDEVKKQYYTRDTGKKVIYTSNLDLYSPSVPAASWRDSMFCFMHPNPPSPQEFPTACGEILMDYSKDVMKLGFFLLELLSEGLGLHRSYLKDYMDCCYVSCLCHYYPSCPQPELTMGIRQHSDNNFITVLLQDDIGGLQVLHQNQWADVLPIPGALVVNIGDFLQLMSNDKYISLEHRAIANKDRSRISVACFFGENTFQSSKLYGPISELLSGDNPPKYRTTTVKDHTLYVHNRGLDGNSALSHYKI; encoded by the exons ATGGCAGTTATCTCTAGcaaaaaagatgattttgaGGCCACAATTCAGAAAAGTTATGACAAAATGAGTGAATTAAAAGCCTTTGATGATACTAAGGCTGGTGTCAAAGGTCTTTATGATTCTGGAATCACTAAAGTACCTCAAATATTCATTCTACCACCAAAATACAGGGCGAAAACATGTAAAACACAGTTCACATTTCCAGTTATAGACCTCCAAGGCATCGATGAGGATCCGATCAAGCATAAGGAGATTGTGGACAAAGTTCGAGATGCATCAAAGACATGGGGTTTCTTCCAAGTGGTTAATCATGGAATTCCAATATCTGTCCTGGACAAAACGTTGCAAGGAGCACGACAGTTTTTCGAGCAAGATGACGAGGTTAAGAAACAGTATTACACTCGAGATACTGGGAAAAAGGTTATTTATACTAGCAATCTTGATTTGTATAGCCCTTCTGTTCCAGCTGCAAGTTGGAGAGACTCTATGTTCTGTTTCATGCATCCTAATCCTCCTAGTCCACAAGAATTTCCAACAGCATGCGG GGAAATACTAATGGACTACTCCAAGGATGTGATGAAATTGGGGTTTTTCTTGCTTGAATTATTGTCTGAAGGTCTCGGTCTCCATCGTAGTTATCTCAAAGATTATATGGATTGTTGTTATGTTAGTTGCTTATGCCATTACTATCCATCATGCCCTCAGCCAGAACTCACCATGGGCATCCGTCAACATTCCGACAATAACTTTATCACAGTGCTTCTACAAGATGATATCGGAGGACTCCAAGTTCTTCATCAGAATCAATGGGCTGATGTTCTTCCTATACCTGGTGCTCTTGTCGTTAACATTGGAGATTTTCTGCAG CTCATGTCAAATGACAAGTACATAAGTCTTGAGCACAGAGCAATTGCAAACAAAGATAGATCAAGAATATCAGTTGCATGCTTCTTTGGTGAAAATACATTTCAATCTTCCAAGCTTTATGGACCAATTTCTGAATTGTTATCAGGAGATAATCCTCCAAAATATCGCACAACCACTGTGAAAGACCACACTCTTTACGTCCATAATAGAGGCCTGGATGGAAATTCTGCGTTATCGCATTACAAGAtctaa